In Holophagales bacterium, one DNA window encodes the following:
- a CDS encoding IPTL-CTERM sorting domain-containing protein, producing the protein MTLRHFATRTFRLVLLLAAVSAPLHAQCVSLTTLGSASSQNFDTLSNTAGSTTNNLTITGWFLTESGGGARDNEQYGVDTGASNTGDTYSYGAAAATDRALGGLQSGTLIPIVGACFTNNSGSTITSLQIDYTGEEWRLGTAARTDQINFEYSTTATDLVTGTWTGVAALNFVTPVTATAGAKDGNLAANRTALSSTIPALSIANGATFWIRWTDTNASGADDGLAVDDFSLTPNPGGGPGTPNLSINDVTLAEGNAGTTTFTFTVSLSSPAGAGGVAFDIGTADNTATTANNDYVTSSLTGQTIAAGNSTYSFNVTVNGDLTPEPNETFFVNVTNVTGATVTDGQGTGTINNDDVTLTPIHNIQGPGASSPIVGASVTTRGIVTGVKSNGFFLQEPDASVDADPATSEGVFVFTSSAPPAAAVVGALVQVSATVVEFVPSADALQPPLTELSSPTVSQLSTGNPLPAAIPLTSTFPDPTGVHDQLERLEGMRTSVASLTVVAPTQGTVNEANATSTSNGVFYGVVTGVARPFREAGIQAPDPAPAGGSIPPIPRFDSNPERIRVDSDALTGTTALNVGTGAVITGLVGPLDYTFRTYTILPDPSANPVVTGGPTATAVTNPISLEFTVASFNLERFFDTVDDPGVGDPVLTATAFNNRLTKASLAIRNYLRMPDILGVIEVENLTTLQALANRISVDALAASQPDPQYVAYLVEGNDVGGIDVGFLVKNAPASSLNRHVTVGAVVQELASTLFVNPDSSTELLNDRPTLRLTGTVDHANGASFAVTVLVNHLRSLNGVNDESAGTNGWSTVGARVRAKRLAQAVDLAGLIQARQVATPTERIVVIGDFNAFEVNDGLADTMDVIAGTPVPDNQTAVPGDGVDLVNPDLINLFSTPPAAERYSYSFDGNAQTIDHILINGQVASSVVAYREEHPRLDADFPETDRNNAASATRLSDHDPVVAYFQVAGFASADLGVTKTDSPDPVTAGANLTYTVTVQNLGPDTATSAAWSDTLPAGTTFVSLASAAGWSCTTPAVGSGGTVTCTRASFGLASDVFTLVAAVDPGVAAGTVLSNTAAATSATADPQAANNSATATTTVAGFADLSLTKTDAPDPVNAGQNLVYTITVSNEGPSSAATVAMTDPLPANTTFVSLGVPGGWSCTTPAVGAAGTVSCSIGSFPAGSAVFTLTVQVSAGAVSGSLLTNVATVTSATPDPHVGSESDTSVTTVGVGAPELALVLADTTDPVTIGQSLTYTIDVTNALPSATTPTLTFPLPAGLGFTSLVAPGGWSCTTPAVGAGGTISCSAASLSVGLTTFQATTQVATSWAAGATINATASLAVDDSGRPVVATDDEATGVRAPASLAATKSVAGDFTAGGFITYTLVVTNAGPGALLDLPGDELSDTLPASLDLVSASADAGTAVAVTASNLVTWNGTIPAGGTVTVTITARILASTGTSISNQATIAWDGDGDGASNEATGVSDDPGTAAGGDPTSFTVATAQSVIEIPTLDAAGLALLALLLALAGAVALRRRPA; encoded by the coding sequence ATGACGCTTCGCCACTTCGCCACTCGGACATTCCGCCTCGTCCTCTTGCTCGCCGCCGTGTCCGCACCGCTGCACGCTCAGTGCGTCAGCCTCACCACCCTCGGCTCGGCATCGTCCCAGAACTTCGACACCCTCTCCAACACCGCCGGCAGCACGACCAATAACCTCACGATCACCGGCTGGTTCCTGACCGAGAGCGGCGGCGGAGCCCGCGACAACGAGCAGTACGGCGTCGACACCGGCGCCAGCAACACCGGCGACACTTACAGCTACGGCGCTGCCGCGGCGACCGACCGCGCCCTTGGCGGCTTGCAGAGTGGCACGCTCATCCCGATCGTCGGCGCATGCTTCACCAACAACTCGGGCAGCACGATCACCAGCCTGCAGATCGACTACACCGGCGAAGAATGGCGGCTGGGCACGGCTGCCCGCACCGATCAGATCAACTTCGAATACAGCACCACCGCCACCGACTTGGTGACCGGCACGTGGACCGGCGTGGCGGCGCTCAACTTCGTCACCCCCGTCACCGCGACCGCCGGTGCCAAAGACGGCAACCTGGCTGCGAACCGCACGGCTCTCTCGTCGACGATCCCGGCTCTTTCCATCGCCAACGGCGCGACCTTCTGGATCCGCTGGACGGACACCAATGCCTCCGGTGCGGACGACGGGCTCGCCGTCGACGACTTCTCGCTGACCCCGAACCCAGGTGGCGGCCCGGGCACACCCAACCTCTCGATCAACGACGTCACCCTCGCCGAAGGCAACGCCGGCACCACGACGTTCACCTTCACGGTGAGCCTCTCCTCCCCGGCCGGCGCCGGCGGCGTCGCTTTCGACATCGGCACCGCCGACAACACGGCGACGACTGCCAACAACGATTACGTCACGAGCTCCCTGACCGGCCAGACCATCGCGGCCGGCAACTCCACCTACAGCTTCAACGTCACCGTCAACGGCGACCTGACGCCGGAACCGAACGAGACCTTCTTCGTCAACGTGACCAACGTGACGGGCGCCACCGTCACCGACGGCCAGGGCACCGGCACGATCAACAACGACGACGTGACGCTGACGCCGATCCACAATATCCAGGGCCCGGGCGCGAGCTCGCCGATCGTCGGCGCCTCGGTGACCACGCGCGGCATCGTCACCGGCGTGAAGAGCAACGGCTTCTTCCTTCAGGAGCCCGACGCCAGCGTCGATGCCGACCCGGCGACCTCCGAAGGCGTCTTCGTCTTCACCTCGAGCGCACCCCCGGCAGCCGCGGTCGTCGGTGCCCTGGTCCAGGTGAGCGCCACGGTCGTGGAGTTCGTCCCGTCCGCCGACGCGCTCCAGCCGCCGCTGACGGAGCTGAGCTCGCCCACCGTCTCCCAGCTCAGCACCGGCAACCCGTTGCCGGCCGCGATCCCGCTGACCTCGACCTTCCCCGACCCGACCGGCGTGCACGACCAGCTCGAGCGGCTCGAGGGGATGCGCACCTCCGTCGCCTCGCTTACCGTCGTCGCACCGACTCAGGGCACGGTCAACGAAGCCAATGCGACTTCGACGAGCAACGGCGTCTTCTACGGTGTCGTCACCGGCGTCGCCCGTCCGTTCCGCGAGGCAGGAATCCAGGCTCCCGATCCGGCGCCGGCCGGCGGCAGCATCCCGCCGATCCCGCGCTTCGACTCCAACCCCGAACGGATCCGCGTCGACAGCGACGCGCTCACCGGCACGACGGCGCTCAACGTCGGCACCGGCGCGGTGATCACCGGCCTCGTCGGGCCGCTCGACTACACCTTCCGCACCTACACCATCCTGCCCGACCCGAGCGCGAATCCGGTCGTCACCGGCGGTCCGACGGCCACGGCGGTGACCAACCCGATCAGCCTCGAATTCACCGTCGCCTCGTTCAACCTCGAGCGCTTCTTCGACACCGTTGACGACCCGGGGGTCGGCGACCCGGTGCTGACCGCGACGGCGTTCAACAATCGGTTGACCAAGGCCTCGCTGGCGATCCGCAACTATCTGCGCATGCCGGACATCCTCGGCGTCATCGAGGTCGAGAACCTGACGACGCTGCAGGCGTTGGCGAATCGCATCAGCGTCGACGCTCTCGCCGCGTCGCAGCCGGACCCGCAGTACGTCGCCTACCTCGTCGAGGGCAACGACGTCGGCGGCATCGACGTCGGCTTCCTGGTCAAGAACGCTCCCGCGAGCAGCCTCAATCGTCACGTGACCGTGGGCGCCGTCGTACAGGAGCTCGCGAGCACCCTGTTCGTCAATCCCGACAGCTCGACTGAGCTGCTGAACGACCGGCCGACCCTGCGCCTGACCGGGACGGTCGACCACGCCAACGGCGCGAGCTTCGCCGTCACGGTCCTGGTCAATCACTTGCGCTCGCTCAACGGCGTCAACGACGAGTCCGCCGGCACGAACGGCTGGTCGACGGTCGGCGCCCGCGTGCGCGCCAAGCGGCTGGCGCAGGCGGTCGACCTCGCCGGGCTGATCCAGGCCCGCCAGGTCGCCACGCCGACCGAGCGCATCGTCGTCATCGGCGACTTCAACGCCTTCGAAGTCAACGACGGCCTCGCCGACACGATGGACGTGATCGCCGGCACGCCGGTGCCCGACAACCAGACGGCGGTGCCGGGCGACGGCGTCGACCTGGTCAACCCCGATCTCATCAACCTCTTCTCGACTCCGCCCGCCGCGGAGCGCTACTCCTACAGCTTCGACGGCAACGCGCAGACGATCGACCACATCCTGATCAACGGCCAGGTGGCGTCGAGCGTCGTCGCCTACCGCGAAGAGCATCCGCGCCTCGACGCCGACTTCCCGGAGACCGACCGCAACAACGCGGCGAGCGCGACCCGCCTCTCGGATCACGACCCGGTCGTCGCCTACTTCCAGGTCGCCGGATTTGCGTCCGCCGACCTCGGGGTGACCAAGACCGATTCTCCGGACCCGGTCACCGCCGGAGCCAATCTCACCTACACCGTGACGGTGCAGAACCTCGGCCCGGACACGGCCACGAGCGCTGCCTGGAGCGACACGCTCCCCGCCGGCACCACCTTCGTCTCCCTGGCGTCGGCGGCGGGCTGGAGCTGCACCACGCCGGCCGTCGGCAGCGGTGGCACGGTGACCTGCACGCGCGCCTCCTTCGGCCTGGCTTCCGACGTCTTCACGCTCGTCGCGGCGGTCGATCCAGGCGTCGCTGCCGGCACCGTCCTCTCGAATACGGCGGCGGCCACGTCGGCCACCGCGGACCCGCAGGCGGCCAACAACAGCGCCACGGCGACGACGACCGTCGCCGGCTTCGCCGACCTCTCGCTGACCAAGACCGACGCTCCCGACCCGGTCAATGCTGGCCAGAACCTGGTCTACACGATCACGGTGAGCAACGAGGGACCGAGCAGCGCGGCGACGGTCGCGATGACCGACCCGCTGCCTGCCAACACCACGTTCGTCTCGCTCGGCGTACCCGGGGGTTGGAGTTGCACGACCCCCGCGGTCGGTGCCGCCGGGACGGTGAGCTGCTCGATCGGCAGCTTCCCGGCCGGCAGCGCCGTCTTCACGCTCACCGTGCAGGTGAGCGCCGGCGCCGTCTCCGGGTCGCTGCTGACCAACGTCGCCACCGTCACCTCGGCGACGCCGGATCCCCATGTCGGCAGCGAAAGCGACACCTCGGTAACGACCGTCGGCGTCGGCGCCCCCGAGCTCGCGCTCGTCCTCGCCGACACCACCGATCCGGTGACCATCGGTCAGAGCCTGACCTACACGATCGACGTCACCAACGCCCTGCCCTCGGCCACCACGCCGACCCTCACCTTCCCGCTCCCGGCCGGGCTCGGATTCACCTCGCTGGTCGCCCCCGGAGGGTGGAGCTGCACCACGCCGGCGGTCGGAGCAGGCGGCACGATCTCCTGCTCGGCAGCCAGCCTCAGCGTCGGGCTGACGACCTTCCAGGCGACGACCCAAGTCGCCACCTCGTGGGCCGCCGGCGCCACGATCAACGCCACCGCGTCGCTTGCCGTCGACGACAGCGGTCGCCCGGTCGTGGCCACGGACGACGAGGCCACCGGCGTGCGGGCGCCGGCGAGCCTTGCCGCCACGAAGAGCGTCGCCGGTGACTTCACCGCCGGCGGCTTCATCACCTACACCCTCGTCGTCACCAACGCCGGACCGGGCGCGCTCCTCGACCTGCCCGGCGACGAGCTCAGCGACACCCTGCCGGCCTCGCTCGACCTCGTCTCGGCCTCCGCCGATGCAGGGACCGCGGTGGCCGTGACCGCCAGCAACCTCGTGACCTGGAACGGAACGATCCCGGCGGGCGGCACGGTGACGGTGACCATCACCGCGCGGATCCTCGCCAGCACCGGCACCAGCATCTCCAACCAGGCGACGATCGCCTGGGACGGCGACGGGGACGGGGCCTCGAACGAAGCGACCGGCGTCAGCGACGACCCGGGGACGGCGGCGGGCGGCGACCCGACGTCCTTCACCGTCGCGACGGCCCAGTCGGTGATCGAGATCCCGACCCTCGACGCGGCCGGGCTCGCCCTGCTGGCTCTGCTGCTGGCTCTGGCTGGCGCCGTGGCTCTGCGGCGCCGGCCCGCGTGA
- a CDS encoding ExeM/NucH family extracellular endonuclease, translated as MKLCRFRTLAPCAVATRLAIAALFAAVAAAPAAGQCVSLTTLGSAATQNFDTLSNTAGSTTNNLTITGWFMTESGGGARDNEQYAVDTGASTTGDTYSYGAAASTERALGQLRSGTLIPLFGACFTNNTGATITSLAIAYNGEEWRLGTAARTDQVNFEYSLNATDLVTGTWTNVAALNFVTPDTATTGAKNGNAAADRTALSSTISSLTIPNGATFWIRWNDTDASGADDGLAVDDFSLTPQAVVVPNLTINDVSLNEGNAGTTSFTFTVSLSAPAGAGGVTFDIATANGTATQPVDYTQKTLTSQTIPAGSSTYSFTVLVNGDTTPETNETFFVNVTNVTGATVTDGQGQGTIVNDDVAPNLTINDVSLNEGNAGTTTFTFTVSLSAPAPTGGTTFDIATADNTAVQPGDYTQKTLTSQTIPAGSSTYTFDVLVNGDTTPETDESFFVNVTNATNAIVTDGQGQGTIVNDDITLIHDVQGNGAATPIPGSTVTVQGVVVANFQGTGKLSGFFLQEEDADADADPATSEGVFIFCNTCPTPVAEGQRVRATGVVSEFSNLTEITASTAGSVVVADAGNHLAEVTPSPIDLPIAGVVDDYYEAREGMKVTFVDTLTVSEYFELGRYGQIILYEGGRPRQFTEANLPSVAGNTAWADTLLRHRVILDDDNNAQEWYLTTSSPAGPADGLQFVYYPRANGGFSVGTQGTDFFRGGDLVNGLTGVLHWSFAGQTGTDAWRIRPTSANPATFTVANPRPATPPAVGGAIRAVGMNLLNYFTTIDTTASNSTGPCGPSGTVDCRGADSVAELNRQRERASIVICTLNADVFGFAELENTTASASITDLLGAVNARCGGAHPYAFVNTGGTLGTDAIRVQQIYRTGIVSPVGSPLVDLDPIHNRPPTAQTFDVVDATNPAFGKRFTVIINHFKSKGSSAGLPGDADIGDGQGFSNATRVAQANRLLTWISSTVVPAAGDPDVLLLGDFNAYAKEDPITALASGGFSDLETVFHGANAYSYLFDGQLGHLDYALANASLLSQVTGADAWHINADEVDLFDYNDEIRDSPGESTFEEKPDGSALVPPRVVFQPASPYRASDHDPVVVGLFPIADLSITKTDGVATATPGGSVTYTITASNAGPDADAGATVADTFPATLTCTWTCVGAGGGTCSAAGSGNLNNTVGLPAGGSVTFTASCSISAGATGTLSNTATVSGGSTSDPNAANNSATDTDTLTPQANLAITKTDGVTSATAGGSTTYTITASNAGPSNASGATVADTFPASLTCTWTCVGAGGGTCTASGSGNINNTVNLPSGGSVTYTASCTISAAATGTLSNTATVAAPAGVTDPTPGNNSATDSDTLAASADLAITKTDGVTTATAGGSVTYTITASNAGPSNASGATVADTFPASLTCTWTCVGAGGGTCTASGSGNINDTVNLPSGGSVTYTASCTISAAATGTLSNTATVAAPAGVTDPTPGNNSATDSDTLAASADLSITKTDGVTTATAGGSVTYTITASNTGPSNASGATVADTFPASLTCTWTCVGAGGGTCTASGSGNINDTVNLPSGGSVTYTASCTISAAATGTLSNTATVAAPAGVTDPTPGNNSATDSDTLLPPPTISIAGTKTVTGTYAVGGTVTYTVDLTNAGPGTQTDNPGNELTDALPATLALVAASATSGTAVADLGTNTVTWNGGLAAGGTVTITITATILPTAIGQTVANQAAIAYDGDGNGSNEATATTDDPGLPGSADVTIFAVPGILEIPTLDLRGLGLLALLLAALGAWRLRRRPA; from the coding sequence ATGAAGCTCTGCCGATTCCGCACCCTGGCCCCGTGTGCCGTCGCGACTCGCCTCGCCATCGCTGCGCTCTTCGCCGCGGTCGCCGCCGCACCGGCCGCCGGGCAGTGCGTCAGCCTGACGACGTTGGGCTCCGCCGCCACCCAGAACTTCGACACCCTCTCCAACACGGCGGGCAGCACGACGAACAACCTGACGATCACCGGCTGGTTCATGACCGAGTCCGGCGGCGGTGCGCGCGACAACGAGCAGTACGCCGTCGACACCGGGGCCAGCACCACCGGCGACACCTACAGCTACGGCGCGGCGGCGAGCACCGAGCGCGCGCTCGGCCAACTGCGCAGCGGCACCCTGATCCCGCTCTTCGGCGCCTGCTTCACCAACAACACCGGCGCGACGATCACCAGCCTCGCGATCGCCTACAACGGCGAGGAATGGCGTCTGGGGACCGCGGCGCGCACCGACCAAGTCAACTTCGAATACAGCTTGAACGCCACGGACCTGGTGACGGGGACTTGGACCAATGTCGCAGCGCTCAACTTCGTCACTCCGGACACCGCGACCACCGGTGCCAAGAACGGCAACGCGGCCGCGGATCGCACGGCGCTCTCCTCGACCATCTCCTCGCTCACCATCCCCAACGGCGCGACGTTCTGGATCCGCTGGAACGACACCGACGCCAGCGGCGCCGACGACGGTCTGGCGGTCGACGACTTCTCGCTGACGCCGCAAGCGGTCGTGGTGCCCAATCTGACGATCAACGACGTCTCGCTCAACGAAGGCAATGCCGGCACCACCAGCTTCACCTTCACGGTGAGCCTTTCGGCACCGGCGGGCGCTGGCGGCGTGACCTTCGACATCGCAACCGCCAACGGCACGGCGACCCAGCCGGTCGACTACACGCAGAAGACACTTACCAGCCAGACGATTCCCGCCGGCAGCTCGACCTACAGCTTCACCGTCCTGGTCAACGGCGATACCACGCCGGAGACCAACGAGACCTTCTTCGTCAACGTCACCAACGTCACCGGAGCCACCGTCACCGACGGCCAGGGCCAGGGGACGATCGTCAACGACGACGTCGCGCCCAACCTCACGATCAATGACGTCTCACTCAACGAGGGGAACGCCGGCACGACGACGTTCACCTTCACGGTGAGCCTCTCGGCGCCCGCTCCGACAGGTGGCACGACGTTCGACATCGCCACGGCCGACAACACCGCCGTCCAGCCGGGCGACTACACGCAGAAGACGCTCACCAGCCAGACGATCCCCGCCGGCAGCTCGACCTACACCTTCGACGTGCTGGTCAACGGCGACACGACGCCGGAGACCGACGAGAGCTTCTTCGTCAACGTCACCAACGCCACCAACGCGATCGTCACCGACGGCCAGGGCCAGGGGACGATCGTCAACGACGACATCACGCTCATCCACGACGTGCAGGGCAACGGCGCCGCGACGCCGATTCCGGGCAGCACCGTGACCGTCCAGGGCGTCGTCGTTGCCAACTTCCAGGGCACCGGGAAGCTCTCCGGCTTCTTCCTGCAGGAGGAGGATGCCGACGCCGACGCCGATCCGGCGACCTCGGAGGGGGTCTTCATCTTCTGCAACACCTGCCCGACCCCTGTCGCCGAAGGGCAGCGGGTGAGGGCCACCGGCGTCGTCTCCGAGTTCAGCAACCTGACCGAGATCACTGCCAGCACGGCCGGCTCGGTCGTCGTCGCCGATGCCGGGAACCATCTCGCCGAGGTGACACCGTCGCCGATCGATCTGCCGATCGCCGGCGTCGTCGACGACTACTACGAGGCCCGCGAGGGGATGAAGGTGACCTTCGTCGATACGCTGACAGTCTCGGAGTACTTCGAGCTGGGGCGCTACGGCCAGATCATCCTCTACGAAGGTGGGCGTCCACGCCAGTTCACGGAAGCCAACCTTCCGAGCGTGGCGGGCAACACGGCCTGGGCCGACACCCTTCTGCGCCACCGCGTCATCCTCGACGACGACAACAACGCGCAGGAGTGGTACCTGACCACCTCGAGCCCGGCCGGCCCGGCCGACGGCCTGCAGTTCGTCTACTACCCGCGTGCCAACGGCGGCTTCTCGGTCGGCACCCAGGGAACCGACTTCTTCCGCGGCGGCGACCTGGTCAACGGGTTGACCGGCGTCCTGCACTGGTCGTTCGCCGGCCAGACCGGGACCGACGCGTGGCGCATTCGCCCCACCAGCGCCAACCCGGCCACCTTCACCGTCGCCAATCCGCGCCCGGCGACACCCCCGGCGGTGGGCGGCGCGATTCGCGCGGTGGGGATGAACCTGCTCAACTACTTCACCACCATCGACACCACCGCCAGCAACAGCACCGGCCCCTGCGGCCCGAGCGGAACGGTCGACTGCCGCGGCGCCGACAGCGTCGCCGAGCTCAATCGCCAACGCGAACGGGCGTCGATCGTCATCTGCACGCTCAATGCCGACGTCTTCGGCTTCGCCGAGCTCGAGAACACCACGGCGAGCGCCTCGATCACCGACCTGCTCGGGGCGGTCAACGCCCGCTGCGGCGGCGCCCACCCGTACGCCTTCGTCAACACCGGCGGGACGCTCGGCACCGACGCCATCCGCGTGCAGCAGATCTACCGCACCGGCATCGTCTCGCCGGTCGGCTCGCCACTCGTCGATCTCGACCCGATCCACAATCGGCCGCCGACCGCCCAGACCTTCGACGTCGTCGACGCCACGAACCCGGCGTTCGGCAAGCGCTTCACGGTGATCATCAATCACTTCAAGTCCAAGGGCTCGAGCGCCGGCCTGCCGGGCGATGCCGACATCGGCGACGGACAGGGCTTCTCGAACGCGACGCGGGTGGCGCAGGCCAATCGCCTTCTCACCTGGATCAGCTCGACGGTGGTTCCTGCCGCGGGCGATCCCGACGTTCTCCTGCTCGGCGATTTCAACGCCTACGCCAAGGAAGATCCGATCACCGCCTTGGCGAGCGGCGGATTCAGCGACCTCGAGACCGTCTTCCACGGTGCCAACGCCTACTCCTATCTCTTCGACGGCCAGTTGGGGCATCTCGACTACGCCCTGGCGAACGCGTCGCTCCTGTCGCAGGTGACCGGCGCCGACGCCTGGCACATCAACGCCGACGAGGTCGACCTCTTCGACTACAACGACGAGATCCGCGACTCCCCCGGCGAGTCGACTTTCGAGGAGAAGCCCGACGGCTCGGCCCTGGTGCCACCGCGTGTCGTCTTCCAGCCGGCCTCGCCGTATCGCGCTTCGGACCACGACCCGGTGGTCGTCGGCCTGTTCCCGATCGCGGATCTCTCGATTACCAAGACGGACGGGGTCGCGACGGCGACGCCGGGCGGCTCGGTGACCTACACGATCACCGCCTCGAACGCCGGCCCCGATGCCGACGCGGGCGCCACGGTCGCCGACACCTTCCCGGCGACGTTGACCTGCACCTGGACCTGCGTCGGCGCGGGCGGCGGCACCTGTTCCGCCGCCGGCTCGGGCAACCTCAACAACACCGTCGGCCTGCCCGCGGGCGGCAGCGTCACCTTCACGGCGAGCTGCTCGATCTCCGCCGGCGCCACCGGCACGCTCTCGAACACCGCGACCGTCTCCGGTGGCTCGACCTCCGACCCGAACGCGGCCAACAACAGCGCCACTGACACCGACACGTTGACGCCACAGGCCAACCTCGCGATCACCAAGACCGACGGCGTGACCAGCGCGACGGCGGGTGGGTCGACGACCTACACGATCACGGCGAGCAACGCCGGTCCGAGCAATGCCTCGGGCGCGACGGTGGCCGACACCTTCCCGGCCTCGCTGACCTGCACCTGGACCTGCGTCGGCGCGGGCGGCGGCACCTGCACCGCCTCCGGCTCGGGCAACATCAACAACACGGTGAATCTCCCGAGCGGTGGCAGCGTCACCTACACCGCGAGCTGCACGATCTCGGCCGCGGCCACCGGCACGCTGTCGAACACCGCCACCGTCGCCGCACCGGCCGGCGTCACCGACCCGACCCCCGGCAACAACAGCGCCACCGACAGCGACACGCTCGCCGCGTCGGCCGACCTCGCGATCACCAAGACCGACGGCGTGACGACCGCAACCGCCGGCGGCAGCGTCACCTACACGATCACCGCGAGCAACGCCGGCCCGAGCAACGCCTCCGGCGCGACGGTGGCCGACACCTTCCCGGCCTCGCTCACCTGCACCTGGACCTGCGTCGGCGCGGGCGGCGGCACCTGCACCGCTTCCGGCTCGGGCAACATCAACGACACCGTAAATCTCCCGAGCGGTGGCAGCGTCACCTACACCGCGAGCTGCACCATCTCGGCCGCGGCCACCGGCACGCTGTCCAACACCGCCACCGTCGCCGCGCCGGCCGGCGTCACCGATCCGACGCCCGGCAACAACAGCGCCACCGACAGCGACACGCTCGCCGCGTCGGCGGATCTGTCGATCACCAAGACCGACGGCGTGACGACCGCAACCGCCGGCGGCAGCGTCACCTACACGATCACCGCGAGCAACACCGGCCCGAGCAACGCCTCGGGCGCGACGGTGGCCGACACCTTCCCGGCCTCGCTCACCTGCACCTGGACCTGCGTCGGCGCGGGCGGCGGCACCTGCACCGCCTCCGGCTCGGGCAACATCAACGACACCGTAAATCTCCCGAGCGGTGGCAGCGTTACCTACACCGCGAGCTGCACCATCTCGGCCGCGGCCACCGGCACGCTGTCCAACACCGCCACCGTCGCCGCGCCGGCCGGCGTGACCGATCCGACCCCCGGCAACAACAGCGCCACCGACAGCGACACTCTGCTGCCGCCGCCGACAATCTCCATCGCGGGCACCAAGACCGTGACCGGCACCTACGCGGTCGGCGGCACGGTCACCTACACTGTCGACCTGACCAACGCCGGACCGGGTACCCAGACCGACAATCCGGGCAACGAGCTGACCGACGCGCTCCCTGCGACGCTGGCGCTCGTCGCCGCCAGTGCAACGAGCGGAACGGCGGTGGCGGATCTGGGCACCAACACGGTGACCTGGAACGGCGGCCTGGCGGCCGGGGGAACGGTGACCATCACAATCACCGCCACGATTCTCCCGACGGCGATCGGGCAGACGGTTGCCAACCAGGCTGCCATCGCCTACGACGGCGACGGCAACGGCAGCAACGAAGCAACGGCCACCACGGACGATCCAGGGCTCCCCGGATCCGCAGATGTGACCATCTTCGCGGTCCCCGGCATCCTCGAGATTCCAACCCTCGACCTGCGTGGGCTCGGGCTGCTCGCCCTGCTGCTCGCGGCGCTCGGTGCCTGGAGACTCCGCCGCCGGCCCGCCTGA
- a CDS encoding 4Fe-4S dicluster domain-containing protein: MFQLSRSDLDTLLTLLRQRGYAVVGPTVRDRAVVYDEIESTRDLPEGWTDEQSAGRYRLAHGSNRALFGYVVGPHSWKRFLHPPALRLWRAKRSDRGDRGTVFEGEERTPRRFAFFGVRPCEIAAIARQDRVFLGGPFVEPTYRGNREGLFVVAVHCTEPKGSCFCASMGTGPRAGGGFDIALTELLSDGREPTYLAEPGSDRGAELLAELSPAEASAELCARAEDEVSRASERMGRSLATDGLKEVLERSYESPRWAEVAKRCLSCANCTMVCPTCFCANVEDTTDLAGATAERWRRWDSCFTTDFSYLHGGAVRFSPESRYRQWLVHKLGTWFDQFGTSGCVGCGRCITWCPAAIDITEEARALQTADAKRRPRALGGESA; this comes from the coding sequence ATGTTCCAGCTCTCCCGCTCCGACCTCGACACCCTTCTGACTCTCTTGCGCCAGCGCGGATACGCCGTGGTGGGACCCACGGTCCGCGATCGCGCCGTCGTCTATGACGAGATCGAGTCGACTCGCGACCTGCCCGAAGGCTGGACCGACGAGCAGAGCGCCGGCCGGTATCGACTCGCTCACGGCTCCAACCGCGCGCTCTTCGGCTACGTCGTCGGGCCGCACTCCTGGAAGCGCTTCCTGCATCCGCCGGCACTGCGGCTCTGGCGCGCCAAGCGCAGTGACCGCGGCGACCGCGGAACGGTCTTCGAGGGCGAGGAGCGCACGCCGCGGCGTTTCGCCTTCTTCGGCGTCCGCCCTTGTGAGATCGCGGCGATCGCGCGGCAGGACCGCGTCTTCCTCGGCGGCCCGTTCGTCGAACCCACCTACCGCGGCAACCGGGAAGGCCTCTTCGTCGTCGCGGTCCACTGCACGGAGCCGAAGGGCTCCTGCTTCTGCGCCTCGATGGGCACCGGTCCCCGAGCCGGCGGCGGTTTCGACATCGCGCTGACCGAACTGCTTTCCGACGGCCGGGAGCCGACCTATCTCGCCGAGCCCGGCAGCGACCGCGGCGCCGAGCTGCTCGCCGAGCTCTCGCCCGCCGAAGCGAGCGCCGAGCTCTGCGCGCGTGCCGAAGACGAGGTGTCGCGGGCGTCCGAGCGGATGGGCCGGTCGCTCGCCACCGACGGACTCAAGGAGGTTCTCGAACGCAGCTACGAGAGCCCGCGCTGGGCGGAGGTGGCCAAGCGCTGCCTCTCCTGCGCCAACTGCACGATGGTCTGCCCGACCTGCTTCTGCGCCAACGTCGAGGACACGACCGATCTGGCCGGCGCCACCGCTGAACGCTGGCGGCGCTGGGATTCCTGCTTCACCACCGATTTCTCCTATCTCCACGGCGGCGCGGTCCGCTTCAGCCCGGAGTCGCGCTACCGCCAGTGGCTCGTCCACAAGCTCGGAACCTGGTTCGACCAGTTCGGCACCTCCGGCTGCGTCGGGTGCGGACGGTGCATCACCTGGTGTCCGGCAGCGATCGACATCACCGAGGAAGCGCGCGCGCTCCAGACGGCCGACGCCAAGCGGCGGCCGCGGGCGCTGGGAGGAGAAAGCGCATGA